One genomic window of Paeniglutamicibacter sp. Y32M11 includes the following:
- a CDS encoding lytic transglycosylase domain-containing protein, with the protein MSLAHNNRVRAIGSAVATVAIPAVVLGSLAVPAEAAELPARNLLQPKAATPAMVKAAEARISANLVAVQVPGVNIHMAAKGGTTTVKNGDTLSHISVRTDLSIAELKKFNKLSSDRIYPGQVLKLSGSSSKSSSSGNSSSSDKAQSYTVKNGDVMGTIAKKLGVSLSAVRNAAGNPSGDTIMVGQTLRFGSSKSGSGNSKSSSNSSNSSSSSTYTVKSGDFPSTIAIRHNMSVSAFMSLNNLSATDRIYPGDKLKVSGSSKGSSNGSKSTSTPTKTSGSSSYTVVSGDTLGHIAVKTNTPQNTLLKLNSGLTYSTVLRIGRVLKVNGGGSSSSAPSSVKPTSNAPRIKDSFLGRSYGSSTNHSANENKAELLSRDLPSRAQMKSMVASTARQMGVNPALAMAHAFQESSFDMDSVSPANAVGVMQVIPAAGEWAEGLVGRQLDLLNPQDNVTAGVAIIRAHQNSAGSREKGIAYYYQGAAGVERNGMYEDTKHYVASILSHMKNFS; encoded by the coding sequence ATGTCCCTTGCACACAACAATCGCGTTAGAGCCATTGGCAGCGCAGTCGCTACAGTCGCAATCCCCGCAGTTGTCCTCGGATCCCTCGCTGTACCCGCAGAAGCGGCAGAGCTCCCAGCCCGGAACCTGTTGCAGCCCAAGGCGGCTACCCCAGCGATGGTCAAGGCCGCAGAGGCCCGCATCAGCGCCAATCTGGTTGCCGTCCAGGTGCCCGGCGTCAACATTCATATGGCGGCCAAGGGTGGCACCACGACCGTGAAGAACGGCGACACCCTATCCCACATCTCTGTACGGACCGATCTTTCGATCGCCGAACTGAAAAAGTTTAACAAGCTCTCCTCCGATCGGATTTACCCCGGTCAGGTGCTCAAGCTCAGCGGAAGCTCATCAAAGTCATCGTCCTCGGGCAACTCATCGTCATCCGACAAGGCACAGAGCTACACAGTGAAGAACGGCGATGTCATGGGGACCATCGCCAAGAAGCTTGGCGTCTCACTCTCGGCGGTGCGCAACGCGGCCGGAAACCCTTCCGGCGACACCATTATGGTTGGTCAGACCCTTCGTTTCGGGTCCAGCAAGTCGGGTTCCGGAAACTCCAAGAGCTCTAGCAACAGCTCAAACTCGTCGAGTTCCAGCACCTATACGGTCAAGTCCGGAGATTTCCCCTCCACCATAGCCATCCGTCACAACATGTCGGTCTCGGCGTTCATGTCGTTGAACAACCTTTCGGCCACTGACCGGATCTACCCCGGTGACAAGTTGAAGGTCAGCGGTTCGTCAAAGGGCAGCTCCAACGGATCCAAATCAACGTCGACACCCACCAAGACCTCCGGTAGCAGCAGCTACACCGTGGTTTCGGGTGACACCCTGGGCCACATCGCGGTGAAGACCAACACCCCGCAGAACACGCTGCTCAAACTGAACTCCGGATTGACGTATTCCACAGTCCTGCGTATTGGTCGGGTGCTGAAGGTTAACGGTGGCGGATCAAGTAGCTCCGCTCCCTCCTCGGTGAAGCCGACCAGCAACGCCCCGCGGATTAAGGACTCGTTCCTGGGCCGCAGCTATGGTTCTTCAACCAACCACAGCGCCAATGAGAACAAGGCCGAACTTCTGTCCCGTGATCTTCCCTCCCGGGCACAGATGAAGTCGATGGTTGCCAGCACCGCACGACAAATGGGTGTTAACCCGGCACTGGCCATGGCACACGCCTTCCAGGAATCTAGCTTCGACATGGATTCGGTCTCCCCGGCAAACGCCGTGGGCGTCATGCAGGTTATCCCTGCAGCCGGCGAGTGGGCCGAAGGCCTGGTCGGGCGTCAGCTGGACCTGCTGAACCCACAGGACAATGTCACGGCCGGCGTTGCGATCATTCGTGCACACCAGAACAGCGCCGGATCTCGCGAAAAGGGAATTGCCTACTACTACCAGGGTGCCGCTGGTGTGGAGCGCAATGGCATGTACGAGGACACCAAGCACTACGTCGCCAGCATCCTCTCGCATATGAAGAACTTCAGCTAA
- the dinB gene encoding DNA polymerase IV, with protein MVQGKVRAILHVDMDAFFVSVELLTRPELVGKQIIVGHVGERSVVLSASYECRALGVKSAMPMSIAIRMAPQAIVIEPTQGLYRTYSARIMEIFREVTPLVEQLSVDEAFLDVTGSMRRLGPPPVIGTMIRKRLRDELGLPASVGIASSKFVAKVASTGAKPDGMLVIQPERTLEYLHTLPVGALWGVGAKTAEVLREMGIGTVAQLAATPENTLSRRLGTTGNHLYALAWGRDDRAVETEREEKSIGAEETFAVDLWDEEALRREILHLGHRVAARLRQANKVAGVVALKLRYSDFSTLSRSRTLPVPSNAAGELVGAIEGLLEKLGARPQAVRLVGIRAEKLTEAGGGMQLSFDPRDDNWRQAEATMDLISSRFPAGALRPASLLERGQKDK; from the coding sequence ATGGTTCAGGGTAAGGTTCGAGCGATTTTGCACGTCGACATGGATGCCTTTTTCGTGTCCGTCGAACTACTCACTCGCCCCGAGCTGGTGGGGAAACAAATCATCGTTGGGCATGTGGGGGAGCGCTCGGTGGTCCTTTCGGCCTCCTATGAATGCCGCGCGCTGGGCGTGAAATCGGCCATGCCGATGTCTATTGCTATCCGCATGGCGCCGCAGGCGATAGTGATCGAACCAACACAAGGGCTGTACCGTACGTACTCCGCAAGAATCATGGAGATCTTCCGCGAGGTGACACCTCTGGTGGAGCAACTCAGTGTGGACGAGGCCTTCCTGGATGTGACGGGAAGCATGCGACGTCTGGGCCCGCCACCGGTCATTGGCACCATGATTCGAAAACGACTTCGCGATGAGCTTGGGCTGCCAGCCAGCGTGGGGATTGCTTCTTCCAAGTTCGTGGCAAAGGTTGCTTCAACCGGCGCGAAACCCGATGGCATGCTGGTAATTCAGCCAGAACGTACCTTGGAATATCTCCACACGCTGCCCGTGGGTGCACTTTGGGGCGTTGGAGCCAAAACGGCTGAGGTGCTTCGGGAGATGGGCATCGGCACCGTGGCACAGCTGGCCGCGACGCCGGAGAACACGTTAAGTAGGAGACTTGGCACGACGGGGAACCACCTTTACGCGCTGGCGTGGGGACGCGACGACCGCGCAGTAGAAACCGAGCGTGAGGAAAAGAGTATCGGTGCCGAAGAGACCTTCGCCGTGGATCTATGGGACGAAGAGGCACTGCGGCGTGAAATTCTTCATCTGGGTCATCGAGTCGCTGCCCGGCTACGCCAAGCCAACAAGGTCGCTGGGGTTGTAGCCCTGAAATTGCGGTACAGCGATTTCTCCACACTTTCGCGTAGCAGAACCCTCCCTGTGCCCAGCAACGCGGCCGGCGAGCTGGTGGGAGCCATCGAAGGCTTACTCGAAAAACTTGGAGCCCGGCCCCAAGCGGTACGTCTGGTCGGGATTCGGGCCGAAAAATTGACGGAGGCTGGAGGGGGAATGCAATTGAGTTTTGATCCACGTGATGACAATTGGCGACAAGCGGAAGCGACCATGGATCTAATCAGTTCGCGGTTCCCTGCTGGCGCTCTGCGACCAGCATCTTTGCTTGAACGCGGTCAAAAGGACAAATAG
- a CDS encoding polyprenyl synthetase family protein has translation MTLNAADTSDSKAARELSAEFSERLERLLSTFLAQQHEVISEIAPAAAQIVTAIDDLTKGGKRLRPLFAFWGYLGAGGDPEANDIVIAGAALELFQAAALIHDDLIDRSDTRRGQPSVHRRFESLHRASGWQRDAQRFGEAASVLAGDLCLSLSEQLFATINPVVPEARTIFDRMRAQVMAGQYLDVLEESAGPSYGPAEAVKRARTIVRYKSAKYSVENPTLLGGALAGADANLLEEYSQFALPLGEAFQLRDDVLGVFGDPSVTGKPAGDDLREGKRTEIIAHALTLASPADQEFIQSRLGADDLRDDEVERMSALLESCGALAATERSIAELSDQGLGALDGLSVPPLARHGLRTLGLAAIRRTS, from the coding sequence ATGACTCTTAATGCCGCGGACACTTCCGACTCGAAAGCGGCACGGGAACTTTCCGCAGAATTCTCGGAACGGCTAGAAAGATTACTTTCGACGTTCCTCGCGCAGCAGCATGAAGTCATCTCCGAGATTGCACCCGCAGCTGCCCAAATCGTCACCGCCATTGATGATCTCACCAAGGGAGGAAAGCGCCTACGCCCGCTCTTTGCCTTTTGGGGATATCTGGGGGCCGGCGGCGATCCCGAGGCCAATGACATCGTCATCGCCGGTGCCGCTCTGGAACTCTTCCAGGCAGCAGCTCTCATTCACGATGATCTGATTGACCGTTCCGACACCCGTCGCGGCCAGCCGAGCGTACATCGCCGGTTTGAGTCCCTGCACCGCGCCTCGGGCTGGCAGCGAGACGCTCAGCGGTTCGGTGAGGCGGCATCGGTCTTGGCCGGGGATTTGTGCCTGTCCCTCAGCGAACAACTTTTTGCAACGATCAACCCGGTGGTTCCCGAAGCACGCACGATCTTTGATCGAATGCGGGCGCAGGTCATGGCCGGCCAATACCTTGATGTGTTGGAAGAGTCCGCCGGCCCGTCCTACGGCCCGGCCGAAGCGGTCAAGCGTGCCCGAACGATCGTGCGCTATAAATCGGCGAAGTACTCGGTGGAAAATCCGACGCTATTAGGCGGTGCGCTGGCCGGGGCTGACGCGAATCTGTTGGAGGAATACTCTCAGTTCGCGCTTCCGTTGGGTGAGGCTTTCCAGCTGCGCGATGATGTTTTGGGCGTCTTTGGAGATCCTAGCGTCACGGGCAAGCCTGCTGGCGATGACCTTCGTGAAGGCAAGCGCACGGAAATCATCGCCCACGCACTCACACTCGCATCCCCAGCCGATCAGGAATTCATTCAGTCCCGACTCGGTGCCGATGACCTTCGCGACGATGAGGTCGAGCGCATGAGTGCTCTTTTGGAATCCTGTGGAGCCCTCGCTGCTACCGAGCGTTCCATCGCCGAGCTCTCAGATCAGGGACTCGGGGCACTGGATGGACTCAGTGTTCCTCCGCTGGCTCGCCACGGGCTGCGCACTCTGGGCCTAGCGGCCATCCGCCGCACCTCCTAA
- a CDS encoding Rv2175c family DNA-binding protein: MVSNLEKLVADWLPLPDLAEALNVSIKGVHSLIDERAIIAVRVGARNIRSVPAAFLFDGGIVESLKGTISVLQDSGYNDEELMVWLFTPDESLNGTPMDALRAGRKTEIRRRAQSLSW, translated from the coding sequence ATGGTGAGCAATCTTGAGAAACTTGTGGCCGACTGGCTGCCCCTGCCCGACCTAGCCGAAGCGCTGAACGTATCGATTAAAGGCGTGCATAGCCTCATCGACGAACGCGCCATCATCGCCGTCCGTGTGGGCGCGCGAAATATTCGCAGCGTACCCGCAGCCTTCCTGTTTGACGGCGGCATTGTCGAGAGCCTGAAGGGCACGATTTCCGTGCTGCAAGACTCCGGCTATAACGATGAAGAGCTGATGGTGTGGCTCTTCACCCCGGACGAGTCCCTGAACGGAACTCCCATGGACGCGCTGCGCGCTGGACGCAAGACGGAGATCCGTCGTCGCGCCCAGTCCCTGAGCTGGTAG
- a CDS encoding penicillin-binding protein 2, with amino-acid sequence MSKLSPTTTGATHPRLRMVLGIALVLLLAIGGRLFFVQSLNAKAVAAAAVDNRTRVQETQPKRGQILDASGAIMATSVDRYDLVVDQRKVEAAKPIVRAPISGGAKRETVSVEQTVSELADILNQDVATVRNAVVGAEGAKPNAYSVVAKGVTPEVRNAAMELGIRTLTGQLRSERQYPNGVVAGPVLGFVKNSDNQETHVGAEGLELSQNDHLTGEAGTKTYEVGADGVRIPVAETTEVPAVDGQDVKLTLDSDINFIAQEAALKKQKQFNAEWVSVLVTEVKTGRIIAIGDSNQMDPNDPSATEGKFRTSASITQAFEPGSTGKMATFASALEEGVIKPTDAFRVPNAYKINNEVINDSKKHTTYDMTAAGIFARSYNTGTVMIGNKMSNETRFNYLKKLGIGSAIDIGLGGASKGILAPAEDWERRQQYAIMFGQGYTQTALHTAQVAQTIANGGVRITPTLIDSYINPDGSIETPAAPTSERVFSKATTDQMLRMMETVVLEGTGTKMAVSGYRVGGKSGTGQAAGESGGYDGYTSSFAGVAPLDDPQFAVVVTMYRPKGDWISWSVGDTFSEVMGKTLNAYNVAPSDSKPNGYKVFIGSEQKKSW; translated from the coding sequence ATGTCAAAATTATCCCCAACCACCACCGGAGCAACGCATCCACGCTTACGCATGGTTTTGGGCATTGCGTTGGTGCTCTTGTTGGCCATTGGTGGGCGGTTGTTTTTTGTACAATCACTCAACGCCAAGGCCGTCGCTGCAGCAGCTGTTGATAACCGCACGCGGGTCCAAGAAACCCAGCCCAAGCGTGGACAGATCCTTGACGCAAGCGGTGCCATCATGGCCACCAGTGTTGACCGTTATGACTTGGTTGTAGACCAACGCAAAGTCGAGGCGGCCAAGCCGATCGTGCGCGCCCCCATCTCCGGCGGTGCCAAGCGTGAAACGGTTTCGGTTGAACAGACGGTGAGCGAGTTGGCCGACATCCTCAACCAAGACGTCGCCACGGTGCGCAACGCGGTGGTGGGCGCCGAGGGAGCAAAACCCAACGCCTATTCCGTTGTTGCCAAGGGCGTGACTCCCGAGGTGCGTAACGCGGCCATGGAACTAGGTATCCGCACCCTAACCGGCCAATTGCGCAGCGAACGCCAGTACCCCAACGGGGTGGTCGCCGGACCGGTCCTGGGATTCGTGAAGAACTCCGATAACCAAGAAACCCATGTGGGTGCCGAGGGCCTTGAACTGAGCCAAAACGATCATTTGACCGGAGAAGCCGGAACCAAAACCTACGAGGTTGGTGCCGACGGCGTCAGAATCCCGGTGGCCGAGACGACCGAAGTTCCTGCAGTTGACGGCCAAGACGTTAAACTCACGCTCGACAGCGACATCAACTTCATCGCCCAAGAAGCGGCATTAAAGAAGCAGAAGCAGTTTAACGCCGAATGGGTCTCGGTCTTGGTCACCGAGGTGAAGACAGGTCGCATCATCGCCATCGGGGATTCGAACCAGATGGACCCCAACGACCCCAGCGCGACCGAAGGGAAGTTTCGCACCTCGGCATCGATCACCCAGGCCTTTGAGCCCGGCTCCACCGGCAAGATGGCCACCTTTGCCTCCGCATTAGAGGAGGGCGTGATCAAGCCCACCGACGCCTTCAGGGTCCCGAATGCCTACAAGATCAACAACGAAGTCATCAACGACTCAAAAAAGCACACCACCTATGACATGACGGCCGCGGGAATCTTCGCTCGCTCATACAACACCGGTACCGTGATGATCGGCAACAAGATGAGCAACGAGACTCGCTTCAACTACTTGAAGAAACTTGGCATTGGTTCCGCCATCGACATCGGCCTCGGCGGTGCCAGCAAGGGCATCTTGGCCCCGGCCGAGGACTGGGAACGCCGCCAGCAGTACGCGATCATGTTTGGTCAGGGCTACACCCAGACGGCACTTCACACGGCACAGGTCGCCCAAACCATCGCCAATGGCGGGGTTCGCATCACGCCGACGCTGATCGATTCCTACATCAATCCCGATGGAAGCATCGAAACACCTGCCGCACCAACGAGTGAGCGCGTTTTCTCCAAGGCGACCACCGATCAGATGCTCAGGATGATGGAAACCGTGGTCTTGGAGGGCACTGGCACTAAGATGGCTGTGTCCGGTTACCGCGTTGGCGGTAAATCGGGCACCGGCCAAGCTGCCGGCGAATCCGGCGGATACGACGGATATACCAGCTCGTTTGCCGGTGTGGCTCCACTGGATGACCCCCAATTTGCCGTCGTGGTGACCATGTATCGTCCGAAGGGCGACTGGATCTCCTGGAGCGTCGGTGACACCTTCAGCGAAGTCATGGGCAAGACTCTTAATGCCTACAACGTTGCTCCGAGCGATTCAAAGCCCAACGGCTACAAAGTGTTCATCGGATCCGAACAAAAGAAATCTTGGTAA
- the rsmH gene encoding 16S rRNA (cytosine(1402)-N(4))-methyltransferase RsmH: MNLDGSADRPTSERHVPVLLERCVGLLADGIEAGIAARGRAVVVDCTLGMGGHSEALLQRFPDLHLIGLDRDEQALALAGARLAGFAERTDLVHAIYDEIADVVADLGFDGIDGVLFDLGVSSLQLDERDRGFAYSYDAPLDMRMDTSQGPTAADIINEYSETELVRIIRAWGEEKFAGRIASSIVEARKLKPFSTTEELVTAIRSVVPAAAARTGGHPAKRTFQALRIEVNEELDVLDRAIPAAMGALHVGGRVVVMSYHSLEDKITKRHFAAGSKSSAPAGFPVELEEHKAQFKVLTRGTEKPTDQEIAENSRAASAKLRAVERILKRS; this comes from the coding sequence GTGAACTTAGATGGATCCGCAGATCGGCCAACATCCGAACGCCACGTTCCGGTGTTGCTCGAACGTTGCGTAGGGCTTTTGGCGGACGGTATCGAGGCAGGCATTGCCGCCCGTGGCCGTGCGGTTGTTGTGGACTGCACCTTGGGGATGGGTGGGCATTCTGAAGCACTCCTCCAGCGTTTCCCCGATCTGCACCTCATCGGGTTGGATCGCGACGAGCAGGCCTTGGCCTTGGCCGGGGCACGCTTAGCTGGATTTGCCGAGCGCACCGACCTGGTCCACGCAATCTATGACGAGATCGCCGACGTCGTCGCCGACTTGGGCTTTGATGGTATTGATGGAGTGCTCTTCGACCTCGGGGTTTCTTCCCTGCAGTTGGACGAGCGGGACCGCGGCTTCGCCTATTCCTACGACGCTCCGCTGGATATGCGTATGGATACCTCGCAAGGGCCCACCGCCGCAGACATTATTAATGAGTACAGCGAAACCGAATTGGTCCGCATTATCCGCGCTTGGGGCGAGGAAAAGTTCGCCGGGCGTATCGCCTCTTCCATCGTTGAAGCTCGCAAGCTCAAGCCCTTCAGCACCACCGAAGAACTCGTGACGGCAATCCGATCCGTGGTTCCGGCAGCTGCAGCACGCACCGGGGGACACCCCGCCAAGCGGACATTCCAGGCACTGCGCATTGAAGTCAACGAGGAACTCGACGTCTTGGATCGAGCCATCCCCGCTGCCATGGGCGCACTGCATGTTGGTGGCCGGGTTGTGGTGATGAGTTATCACTCGCTGGAGGACAAGATCACCAAGCGGCACTTCGCCGCCGGTTCAAAATCCTCGGCACCTGCTGGCTTCCCCGTGGAGTTGGAAGAACACAAGGCGCAATTCAAGGTCCTCACCCGAGGAACCGAAAAGCCAACTGACCAAGAAATCGCAGAAAACTCGCGGGCAGCTTCAGCAAAGCTGCGAGCCGTGGAACGCATCCTGAAGAGGAGCTGA
- the mraZ gene encoding division/cell wall cluster transcriptional repressor MraZ: MFLGTYTPRLDEKGRLILPAKYRDELANGLVLTRGQERCIYVFSQREFEKQHEQMSQAPISSRQARDYARVFLSGASDELPDKQGRVTIPSMLRSYAGLDREVTVIGAGNRVEIWDSTAWNTYLVEQENVFSETDDEALPG, from the coding sequence ATGTTCCTCGGAACGTATACCCCGCGTCTGGATGAGAAGGGGCGTTTGATCCTCCCGGCCAAGTATCGGGACGAATTAGCCAATGGTTTAGTTCTGACGCGAGGCCAGGAACGTTGCATTTACGTCTTTAGTCAACGTGAGTTTGAGAAGCAGCATGAGCAAATGAGCCAGGCTCCGATCTCTTCACGACAGGCACGAGACTATGCGCGTGTTTTCCTCTCCGGTGCTTCGGATGAATTGCCGGATAAGCAGGGGCGGGTCACCATTCCGTCGATGCTTCGTTCATATGCGGGGCTGGACCGAGAGGTTACAGTGATCGGCGCGGGCAACCGAGTCGAGATTTGGGATTCCACGGCGTGGAATACCTACCTCGTTGAACAGGAGAACGTGTTCTCCGAAACGGACGACGAAGCACTTCCGGGCTAA
- a CDS encoding DUF3040 domain-containing protein produces MPLSEHEQRLLEQLEKQLHEDHRFASTMKSASTAGNYSTRNLALGALTGIVGLGVLIYGVSSQLILIGVLGFIVMFAGVYLALSRRGGTKKNGLPGTPKAPQKSGFMSDLENKWEQRKRDEHGSS; encoded by the coding sequence ATGCCACTTTCCGAGCATGAGCAACGTCTTCTGGAGCAGCTGGAGAAGCAGCTACATGAGGATCATCGCTTTGCCTCGACGATGAAGTCTGCGTCGACGGCGGGGAACTACTCAACGCGAAACCTAGCTTTGGGTGCTTTGACCGGCATCGTAGGACTCGGAGTGCTGATCTACGGGGTTTCGAGTCAACTAATCCTTATCGGTGTTCTTGGGTTCATCGTGATGTTTGCCGGTGTGTACCTAGCGCTCTCTCGGCGTGGTGGAACCAAGAAGAATGGCTTGCCAGGCACCCCAAAAGCGCCGCAGAAATCAGGATTCATGAGCGATCTCGAAAACAAGTGGGAACAGCGTAAACGCGACGAACACGGTTCTTCCTAG
- a CDS encoding UDP-N-acetylmuramoyl-L-alanyl-D-glutamate--2,6-diaminopimelate ligase: MPEALSPRAAEALLRPTRASNTPLNAMLEYLHETGRGATVVGDGRLGVTGVCLDSRAVLPGDLYVGAPGARFHGAQFAQDAARAGAAAILTDEEGASAASALGLPMLLVDAPREVIGEISALVYGTDEKCPELFGLTGTNGKTTTSYMIRSVLRALGKETGLVGTIEISAGQTPIPSILTTPEAPQLHGLMSRMRELGVNAATMEVSSHSLAYHRVDGLRFAVSGFTNLTQDHLDLHGSMEEYFAIKAMLFDLERSDRAVVIVDDHWGSKMAAHATAEVITLSTGPEVVEADWAVTDVRPAGLGHHFTLSGPNGLRLTAKTGLPGDFNISNAALAVLMVLASGVDPQTLQQALDRADPLTVEVPGRMQVIASEPAAIVDFAHNPDALARALSSVRRDEEGSRVFVVFGATGERDATKRPIMGAVAARHADVVIVTDDDPHSEDPAPIRAALVAGARAEIKAHGLTAVVHEIYPRAAAIAAAVAMAGEKDTILVAGRGHEVFQEVMGVNLELDDREELRHALRANGFTPLGSSSDSFEPTDEG, translated from the coding sequence ATGCCTGAAGCACTCTCCCCCCGGGCGGCCGAAGCACTGCTTCGCCCCACCCGAGCAAGCAACACACCACTGAACGCCATGCTCGAGTACCTGCATGAAACCGGACGTGGGGCCACCGTCGTTGGCGACGGTCGACTAGGTGTCACCGGGGTCTGCCTCGACTCTCGTGCCGTATTGCCGGGAGACCTGTACGTCGGCGCCCCCGGGGCTCGCTTTCACGGGGCACAGTTTGCCCAGGATGCGGCTCGCGCCGGGGCCGCGGCGATCCTCACCGATGAGGAGGGCGCCTCGGCCGCCTCAGCGCTGGGGCTTCCGATGCTGCTGGTTGATGCTCCGCGTGAAGTCATCGGCGAAATTTCCGCGCTGGTCTACGGGACCGATGAAAAATGCCCCGAGCTCTTTGGCCTGACCGGAACCAACGGCAAGACCACCACCAGCTACATGATCCGTTCGGTGCTCCGCGCCCTGGGTAAGGAAACGGGCTTGGTGGGAACCATTGAAATTTCCGCCGGCCAAACCCCGATTCCCAGCATCCTCACCACCCCGGAGGCACCCCAGCTGCATGGGTTGATGTCGCGGATGCGCGAGTTGGGCGTTAACGCCGCCACCATGGAGGTCTCCTCCCACTCACTGGCCTACCACCGGGTGGACGGGCTACGCTTCGCCGTCTCCGGCTTCACCAACTTGACCCAGGACCATCTTGATCTGCACGGGTCGATGGAAGAGTACTTCGCTATCAAGGCGATGCTCTTTGACTTAGAACGCAGCGACCGAGCGGTCGTCATCGTTGATGATCACTGGGGCAGCAAAATGGCGGCGCACGCCACCGCCGAGGTCATAACGCTGTCCACCGGCCCCGAGGTAGTTGAAGCCGACTGGGCCGTGACGGATGTACGTCCGGCCGGTCTGGGACACCACTTCACCCTGAGCGGCCCGAATGGACTTCGACTCACCGCGAAGACCGGGCTACCGGGAGACTTTAATATCTCCAACGCCGCGCTGGCCGTCCTGATGGTGCTGGCCTCCGGCGTAGATCCGCAGACGCTGCAGCAGGCACTGGATCGAGCCGATCCGCTCACCGTAGAGGTTCCCGGGCGCATGCAGGTCATCGCGTCGGAACCGGCCGCCATCGTCGACTTCGCCCATAACCCCGACGCCTTGGCCCGGGCACTTTCCTCCGTGCGCCGTGACGAGGAAGGATCGCGCGTCTTCGTGGTCTTCGGAGCCACCGGTGAACGTGATGCCACCAAACGCCCGATCATGGGTGCGGTGGCCGCCCGGCATGCCGATGTGGTCATTGTCACCGACGACGATCCGCACTCCGAAGACCCGGCCCCGATCCGCGCAGCGTTGGTCGCGGGCGCACGCGCTGAGATCAAAGCTCACGGCCTCACCGCGGTCGTACACGAGATCTACCCGCGCGCCGCCGCAATCGCCGCAGCGGTGGCCATGGCGGGGGAGAAGGACACTATTTTGGTGGCCGGACGTGGCCACGAAGTCTTCCAAGAGGTCATGGGTGTGAACCTTGAGCTCGATGACCGCGAGGAATTGCGTCATGCCCTCCGCGCCAATGGCTTCACGCCCTTGGGCTCGTCGTCCGATTCCTTCGAACCAACGGATGAAGGGTAA